In the Palaeococcus pacificus DY20341 genome, one interval contains:
- the thsB gene encoding thermosome subunit beta, which yields MAQLVGQGGQPVIILPEGTQRYVGRDAQRLNILAARIIAETVRTTLGPKGMDKMLVDSLGDIVVTNDGATILDKIDLQHPAAKMMVEVAKTQDEEAGDGTTTAVVIAGELLRKAEELLDQNIHPSIIVKGYTMAAEKAQEVLEEIAIKVDPENEETLTKIAMTSITGKSAESHKEKMAKLAVDAVKQVAEKVGDKFEVDIDNIKIEKKEGESVEASTLIRGVVIDKERVHPRMPKRVENAKIALINDALEVKKTETDAKINITAPEQLYSFLEQEERMLKEMVEQIAATGANVLFVQKGIDDLAQHYLAKAGILAVRRVKKSDMEKLAKATGAKVVTNVKDLTSEDLGFAELVEERKISGESMIFVEGCNNPKAVTILIRGGTEHVIDEVERALEDAIKVVKDVMEDGFILPAGGAGEIELAIKLDEFAKEVGGKEALAIEAFADALKIIPKTLAENAGLDTIDILVKVVSEHKTKGRAIGIDVFKGEPVDMLEQGIIEPLRVKKQAIKSASEAAIMILRIDDVIAAKISKPEGGSGGMPGGMGGMDMGM from the coding sequence ATGGCTCAATTAGTTGGACAAGGCGGACAACCCGTTATTATTCTTCCAGAGGGGACCCAAAGATATGTTGGTAGGGACGCCCAAAGGTTGAACATTCTTGCTGCAAGAATAATTGCTGAAACAGTTAGAACCACTCTCGGACCAAAAGGAATGGACAAAATGCTCGTAGACAGCCTCGGAGACATCGTTGTCACAAACGACGGTGCCACAATTCTCGACAAGATTGATCTCCAGCACCCAGCTGCTAAGATGATGGTTGAAGTTGCCAAGACCCAAGATGAGGAGGCTGGAGATGGAACTACCACTGCTGTTGTTATTGCTGGTGAGCTCTTAAGAAAGGCTGAGGAGTTGCTTGACCAAAACATTCACCCAAGCATTATCGTTAAGGGTTACACAATGGCCGCTGAGAAAGCCCAAGAGGTTCTTGAAGAGATTGCTATCAAAGTGGACCCAGAGAACGAAGAGACACTCACGAAGATAGCTATGACCTCAATCACTGGAAAGAGCGCCGAGAGCCACAAGGAGAAGATGGCCAAGTTGGCCGTTGATGCCGTTAAGCAAGTCGCTGAGAAGGTTGGCGACAAGTTTGAAGTCGACATCGATAACATAAAGATTGAGAAGAAGGAAGGAGAGAGCGTTGAGGCAAGCACACTCATTAGGGGTGTTGTCATTGATAAGGAGAGGGTTCACCCAAGGATGCCAAAGCGCGTAGAGAATGCTAAGATTGCCCTCATCAACGATGCTCTTGAAGTTAAGAAGACTGAGACGGATGCTAAGATAAACATCACCGCCCCAGAGCAGCTCTACTCATTCCTTGAGCAAGAGGAGAGAATGCTCAAAGAGATGGTCGAGCAAATAGCTGCCACAGGCGCTAACGTTCTCTTCGTTCAAAAGGGTATTGATGACTTGGCTCAACACTACCTTGCCAAGGCCGGCATCTTAGCCGTTAGAAGAGTTAAAAAGAGCGACATGGAGAAACTCGCCAAAGCCACAGGCGCCAAAGTTGTTACAAACGTTAAAGACCTCACGAGCGAAGACCTTGGCTTTGCTGAGCTTGTTGAAGAGAGGAAGATATCTGGCGAAAGCATGATATTTGTCGAGGGCTGCAATAACCCCAAGGCTGTAACAATCCTCATTAGAGGTGGAACAGAGCACGTTATCGACGAGGTCGAGAGAGCTTTAGAAGATGCAATAAAAGTTGTTAAAGACGTTATGGAAGACGGCTTCATCCTTCCAGCTGGTGGTGCTGGAGAAATCGAATTGGCTATCAAGCTCGACGAGTTCGCTAAGGAGGTCGGCGGTAAGGAAGCTTTGGCCATCGAAGCCTTTGCCGACGCTTTGAAGATAATCCCCAAGACCCTCGCTGAGAACGCAGGTCTTGACACCATCGACATACTCGTTAAGGTCGTCAGTGAACACAAGACCAAGGGTAGGGCCATTGGTATTGACGTGTTCAAGGGTGAGCCGGTTGACATGCTTGAGCAGGGCATCATAGAACCATTGAGGGTTAAGAAGCAAGCTATCAAGAGTGCCAGCGAGGCTGCAATAATGATACTCAGAATTGACGACGTTATAGCAGCTAAGATCTCAAAGCCGGAGGGTGGCTCTGGCGGAATGCCCGGCGGAATGGGCGGCATGGACATGGGAATGTGA
- a CDS encoding YbjQ family protein encodes MEEFIVTTTEHVPGYKVVKVLGIARGGTARAKHIGKDILAGLRNLAGGEVKEYTEMLAESREVAIQRMIQHAKEMGANAIVGVRFMTSGIASGVAEIFAYGTAVIIEKE; translated from the coding sequence ATGGAAGAATTTATCGTCACTACAACCGAGCACGTACCAGGGTATAAAGTTGTTAAAGTGCTCGGTATTGCAAGAGGAGGAACCGCAAGGGCAAAGCACATTGGAAAGGATATTCTGGCGGGCTTGAGAAACCTCGCAGGCGGGGAAGTTAAAGAGTACACCGAGATGCTCGCCGAGTCAAGGGAAGTTGCTATACAAAGAATGATACAACATGCGAAAGAGATGGGCGCTAATGCAATAGTAGGAGTTCGCTTTATGACCTCAGGAATAGCTTCAGGCGTTGCAGAGATATTTGCCTACGGAACTGCAGTGATTATTGAGAAAGAGTGA
- a CDS encoding DUF402 domain-containing protein has protein sequence MKVHLIYKRVPNRVLERDDELIVDLGDVIIAKSEFKGMLTPLKVNGVKVIDNNYKMLYFAFVGKNYDVLKVYDREGNFKGLYVDVLAYTKRYENTLEMLDLFLDIFIFPNGEHFLLDEEELEMALNYGIVDKETVDFAYNIAREIMEKIEKGEFPPKIVWEYSLSEHYEAEEDTHD, from the coding sequence ATGAAAGTTCACCTCATATATAAAAGAGTTCCCAACCGTGTATTGGAGAGGGACGACGAGCTTATAGTGGATTTGGGGGATGTGATAATAGCCAAGTCTGAGTTTAAAGGCATGCTCACTCCACTTAAGGTAAATGGAGTTAAGGTTATCGACAACAACTACAAAATGCTCTACTTTGCCTTCGTTGGAAAGAACTACGATGTTTTGAAGGTCTACGATAGAGAAGGGAATTTTAAAGGCCTATATGTTGATGTGTTAGCATATACAAAGCGATATGAAAATACGCTGGAGATGCTCGACCTGTTTTTAGACATCTTCATATTCCCCAATGGAGAGCACTTCCTATTAGACGAGGAAGAGCTCGAGATGGCACTTAACTACGGCATAGTTGATAAGGAGACTGTTGACTTCGCTTATAACATAGCAAGGGAAATAATGGAAAAAATTGAGAAAGGAGAATTCCCGCCTAAGATTGTGTGGGAGTACTCACTTTCTGAGCATTATGAAGCGGAGGAAGATACACATGATTAA
- a CDS encoding DUF167 family protein — protein sequence MIKETKDGVILMLYVSPKAKKNEIDGIDEWRKRLKVKIKAPPVEGKANKEVVKFFSKLFGREVVIIRGETSREKDLLIKGASKEEVKEKLKI from the coding sequence ATGATTAAGGAAACCAAAGATGGAGTAATTTTGATGCTCTACGTTTCACCAAAGGCAAAGAAGAACGAGATTGATGGGATAGATGAGTGGCGGAAGCGTTTAAAGGTCAAAATCAAAGCCCCGCCGGTTGAAGGCAAAGCAAACAAGGAAGTGGTAAAGTTCTTCTCAAAGCTTTTTGGGCGAGAGGTGGTTATAATCCGGGGGGAAACCTCAAGGGAGAAGGACCTGCTCATTAAGGGGGCTAGTAAAGAGGAAGTCAAAGAAAAACTCAAGATTTAG
- a CDS encoding DNA mismatch repair protein yields the protein MKLNSEAKKIYNQIAGEIKKRIILKESLAYLERFSPTNDKREILKRQAYFKENLKLVKPEMRNLLLKIKPIRFRKNFLYDRLLVVDESELEKAQALGVCEVSTEPLEGYDLILSTIGYGIDVDLSVGDIAPELYIMPLWENRETLEALARIGELTGEGSVAGEILEGLKELDEVMKRKGLIGDLDELIASEEKRLNEKIAEKLEKFSLTLSGKELLEFLNELKSGNYEAIFAHFSEVEGDILSEINESEKKLSETLGFTVELFSRENLYPVEVSAEQIELLRHELEKELKVELYLKSREILEKVKPLLPKLKEELKRAYELEFLRAVKEFTEGFTFPEIVEGGIAFINGRHLFIERPQPVSYVVGNVKVTFDGTNGEKVLILTGANSGGKTSLLELISQIIILAHMGFPVNAENAYVEPLDELFFFRRKKSVYGAGAFETALRGFARSLVREGKKLILIDEFEAITEPGAAVKIIGELLKIAHEKGFYVVIVSHLGEDLMKILPFARVDGIEAKGLDEHLNLIVDRQPKFGVLGKSTPELIVQRLYHKKRGKEKEIFERVLGAFRS from the coding sequence GTGAAGCTCAACAGTGAAGCCAAAAAGATTTACAATCAAATCGCCGGCGAGATTAAGAAAAGAATTATCTTAAAAGAGAGCTTGGCCTATTTAGAGCGCTTTTCTCCCACAAACGATAAGAGGGAGATACTAAAGCGCCAAGCCTACTTCAAAGAGAATCTTAAACTAGTTAAGCCCGAAATGAGGAATCTTCTGCTGAAAATCAAACCAATACGTTTTAGGAAAAACTTTCTTTACGACAGGCTTTTGGTTGTTGATGAAAGCGAACTTGAAAAAGCTCAAGCGTTGGGGGTTTGTGAAGTCTCTACAGAGCCTTTAGAAGGGTACGATTTAATTTTAAGCACGATAGGGTATGGGATTGATGTTGATCTGAGCGTTGGGGATATTGCCCCCGAGCTCTACATAATGCCTCTCTGGGAGAACAGAGAAACTCTTGAAGCCCTTGCAAGAATTGGAGAGCTTACTGGGGAAGGAAGTGTCGCGGGAGAAATCCTTGAGGGTCTTAAAGAGCTTGATGAAGTAATGAAGCGGAAAGGGCTAATAGGGGACTTAGATGAGCTTATAGCCTCTGAAGAGAAGAGGCTCAACGAGAAGATAGCAGAAAAGCTTGAAAAGTTCAGCTTAACTTTGAGTGGAAAGGAGCTTTTAGAGTTCTTGAATGAGCTTAAAAGTGGCAACTACGAAGCAATATTCGCCCACTTTTCAGAGGTTGAAGGGGATATATTGAGCGAGATAAATGAGAGCGAAAAAAAGCTGAGTGAGACGCTTGGGTTTACAGTAGAGCTCTTTTCGAGAGAGAATCTTTACCCCGTTGAAGTATCAGCGGAGCAAATCGAGCTTTTGAGGCATGAGCTTGAGAAGGAACTCAAAGTAGAGCTCTACTTGAAGAGCCGCGAGATTTTGGAGAAAGTTAAACCTCTCCTACCGAAGCTTAAGGAAGAGCTTAAGAGAGCTTATGAGTTGGAATTCCTCAGGGCAGTGAAAGAATTTACTGAAGGATTTACTTTTCCAGAGATTGTTGAAGGAGGCATAGCCTTTATCAATGGGAGGCACCTCTTCATTGAGCGCCCTCAACCTGTAAGCTACGTCGTTGGCAATGTTAAAGTGACTTTTGATGGAACCAATGGAGAGAAGGTTCTTATCCTAACCGGTGCAAACAGCGGTGGTAAAACCTCATTGCTTGAACTTATTTCTCAAATAATTATCTTGGCTCACATGGGCTTCCCTGTAAATGCTGAGAATGCTTATGTTGAGCCTCTCGATGAGCTTTTCTTCTTTAGGCGTAAGAAAAGTGTTTATGGTGCTGGAGCGTTTGAAACAGCCCTTAGAGGGTTTGCACGCTCTCTTGTTCGCGAGGGAAAAAAGCTGATCCTTATTGACGAGTTCGAGGCAATAACCGAACCCGGTGCAGCTGTCAAGATAATTGGCGAGCTATTGAAAATTGCCCATGAAAAAGGCTTTTATGTTGTCATTGTGTCCCACTTAGGTGAGGATTTGATGAAGATTCTCCCCTTTGCAAGAGTGGACGGCATCGAGGCAAAGGGACTCGATGAACATCTAAACCTAATAGTCGATAGACAGCCAAAGTTTGGCGTTTTGGGCAAGAGCACTCCAGAGCTGATAGTCCAAAGGCTCTATCATAAAAAGAGAGGCAAGGAAAAGGAAATTTTTGAGAGAGTTTTGGGAGCTTTTAGAAGCTGA
- the moaC gene encoding cyclic pyranopterin monophosphate synthase MoaC produces MKLTHVDEKGVKMVEVGHKEVVFRKAVAKGKIKLKPETIILIQEGKTKKGNVIASAQIAGILAVKRTWEIIPLCHPLPLTGVDISFEFGEDYIEATCEVRAYYKTGVEMEALTGVSVALLTIWDMVKAVEKDEKGQYPATMIYDVRVVEKVKEK; encoded by the coding sequence ATGAAGCTCACCCATGTGGATGAGAAGGGTGTTAAGATGGTGGAAGTTGGACACAAGGAAGTAGTTTTTAGAAAAGCCGTGGCGAAGGGAAAGATAAAGCTCAAACCGGAGACGATTATACTCATTCAGGAGGGGAAGACCAAGAAGGGAAACGTTATTGCGAGTGCGCAAATAGCTGGAATCCTGGCTGTAAAGAGAACTTGGGAGATTATCCCATTGTGTCATCCGCTTCCCCTTACTGGTGTGGATATAAGCTTTGAGTTCGGCGAGGACTACATTGAAGCAACTTGTGAGGTTAGAGCCTATTACAAAACAGGCGTCGAGATGGAAGCCCTAACAGGCGTAAGCGTTGCGTTATTGACGATTTGGGATATGGTGAAGGCTGTTGAGAAGGATGAGAAAGGACAATATCCCGCTACGATGATTTACGATGTGAGGGTCGTGGAGAAGGTGAAGGAGAAGTGA
- a CDS encoding ABC transporter permease gives MNPILNIAQKEVYTQLKTKRFYIILGVFALMAVGGVYLIKWLLSQSLGFEKLYEGASPFQIMFTSSFSNALSNLLPFLGGALGYDMINREVKEGTIKLTLSRPLYRDQFINGKFLGSAATITIGLLMFYTMTLALSLIFGIPIQGRDIVMLLVTLPFSLIYALVFLGIGMVISTIIKKPSTALIAVIILIIFIQIIYPMVAGIVAFLMHKEEIISASMSYANNETYTAQPLPEGYYKSLYGMLYIIPSTHYGVIVGAIFGTKTDYAEVSGAALFGGSIFEERSILESLNLVWQNIVILIVMLLLPFAISYAKFMRMDLR, from the coding sequence GTGAACCCTATTCTGAATATTGCTCAAAAAGAAGTTTATACTCAGCTGAAAACTAAGAGATTTTACATAATTTTAGGTGTATTCGCTCTCATGGCGGTTGGAGGAGTTTATCTAATAAAATGGCTCTTATCCCAGTCGTTAGGATTTGAAAAGCTCTACGAAGGAGCGTCTCCATTTCAAATTATGTTCACATCCTCATTCTCCAACGCACTCTCCAATTTGCTTCCCTTTTTGGGAGGCGCTTTAGGGTACGATATGATTAATAGAGAGGTTAAAGAGGGCACGATAAAGCTTACACTGAGTAGACCTCTCTACCGCGACCAGTTTATAAACGGCAAGTTTTTGGGCTCTGCGGCAACGATAACAATTGGACTTCTAATGTTCTATACCATGACTTTAGCTCTCTCCTTAATCTTTGGAATACCAATCCAAGGGAGAGACATCGTAATGCTCCTCGTAACTCTACCATTCTCTTTAATCTACGCGCTGGTTTTCCTTGGGATAGGCATGGTAATCTCCACCATAATAAAAAAGCCCTCCACAGCACTTATAGCCGTTATAATCCTGATAATTTTCATCCAAATCATCTACCCGATGGTTGCTGGAATCGTGGCTTTCTTAATGCACAAAGAGGAGATTATAAGCGCGAGTATGAGCTACGCAAACAACGAGACCTACACCGCCCAACCGCTCCCAGAGGGATATTACAAGTCTCTCTATGGAATGCTCTATATCATCCCCTCAACTCATTATGGAGTAATTGTAGGAGCAATATTTGGCACAAAAACGGATTACGCCGAAGTAAGTGGAGCAGCACTGTTCGGGGGTAGCATCTTTGAAGAGCGTTCAATTTTAGAAAGCCTAAACTTAGTGTGGCAGAATATTGTAATTTTAATCGTTATGCTCCTCCTGCCTTTTGCTATAAGCTATGCAAAGTTCATGAGGATGGATCTGAGGTGA
- a CDS encoding phosphorylating glyceraldehyde-3-phosphate dehydrogenase gives MKIKVGINGYGTIGKRVAYAVTKQDDMELIGVTKTKPDFEAYRAKELGISVYAASEEFIPRFEKAGFEVEGTLEDLLEKVDVIVDATPGGMGAKNKALYEKHGVKAIFQGGEKAEVAEASFVAQANYENALGKNYVRVVSCNTTGLTRTLNAIKDYIDYVYAVMIRRAADPNDIKRGPVNAIKPSVKVPSHHGPDVQTVIPINIETTAFVVPTTLMHVHSVMVELKKPIEARDVVDIFEGTTRVLLFEEGRGFSSTAQLIEFARDMHREWNNLYEIAVWKESINVKGNRLFYIQAVHQESDVVPENIDAIRAMFELADKWESIKKTNKSLGILK, from the coding sequence ATGAAGATTAAGGTGGGAATTAACGGTTACGGTACTATTGGAAAGAGAGTAGCCTATGCCGTCACAAAGCAGGACGATATGGAGCTCATCGGTGTTACAAAGACAAAACCGGATTTTGAAGCGTATAGGGCAAAAGAGCTTGGTATTTCTGTTTATGCGGCAAGTGAGGAGTTCATTCCAAGATTCGAAAAAGCAGGATTTGAGGTTGAAGGGACTCTCGAAGACCTTCTCGAAAAAGTCGATGTAATTGTTGACGCTACCCCCGGAGGAATGGGTGCTAAAAACAAAGCTCTCTATGAGAAGCATGGCGTTAAAGCTATCTTCCAAGGTGGAGAAAAAGCTGAGGTCGCCGAGGCCTCATTCGTCGCTCAAGCAAACTATGAAAACGCTTTGGGTAAGAACTACGTTAGAGTTGTCTCATGCAACACTACGGGCCTTACAAGGACGCTAAATGCCATAAAAGATTACATTGACTATGTTTATGCCGTAATGATTAGAAGGGCAGCGGATCCAAATGATATTAAGCGCGGTCCAGTTAACGCAATAAAGCCGAGTGTTAAAGTGCCTTCTCACCACGGTCCAGATGTGCAGACGGTGATTCCAATAAACATTGAGACAACAGCTTTTGTTGTTCCCACAACTCTAATGCACGTTCACAGCGTGATGGTGGAGCTCAAGAAGCCTATAGAAGCCAGAGATGTTGTGGATATCTTTGAAGGTACCACTCGTGTGCTTCTCTTCGAAGAGGGTAGGGGCTTCTCAAGCACCGCCCAGCTGATTGAGTTCGCCCGCGACATGCACAGGGAGTGGAACAACCTCTATGAGATAGCGGTTTGGAAGGAGAGCATTAATGTTAAAGGAAACCGCCTGTTCTACATCCAAGCTGTCCACCAAGAGAGCGATGTTGTCCCGGAAAACATCGACGCAATTAGGGCCATGTTCGAGTTAGCGGACAAATGGGAGAGCATAAAGAAGACGAACAAGAGCTTGGGCATTTTGAAGTGA
- the glyS gene encoding glycine--tRNA ligase produces the protein MRRRGFAWGSYEIYGGAAGFYDYGPLGATIKRKIEHKIRKAFQREGFFELETPTITPEAVFIASGHVEKFVDPLVECKKCGSRFRADHLVEEALGVDTEGMSAEHLTELIREHGIRCPECEGELGEVWYFNLMFETYIGPYKDKKGYLRPETAQGLFINFKRLNHFARNQLPFGVFQIGKAYRNEISPRQGMIRLREFTQAEAEIFFNPKETEHPHFDEVKDEVLRLYPIEHQLKDLGMIEITLEEAVKKGHIMNTFFAYYMAMVKRVLLDIGIPEKAIRFRQQLPEERAHYSSDTWDVEIYSERFGWIECVGIAYRGDYDLSKHIKKSGEDLTVMIHYKEPKIVKKLKVSLNMGRVGPKLKGDAKKIAQKLKEMSEEELRKIVTSLEETGKVIIDGYELEKNDFIVKEVEEKVTGEKIVPHVLEPSFGIDRPFYLLLENSLTIDEDGRAYLKLKKDMAPIEVAVLPLVAKEPLKSIAYDVFRTLQKAGFIVVYDEKDTVGRRYARYDEIGTPYCVTIDNQTPEDKTVTVRDRDTREQIRVKIDELPEKLRELIFG, from the coding sequence ATGAGGCGGAGAGGTTTTGCATGGGGGAGTTATGAAATTTATGGTGGTGCAGCAGGTTTTTACGATTACGGCCCTCTTGGAGCCACGATAAAGCGTAAGATTGAACACAAGATAAGGAAAGCCTTCCAAAGAGAGGGTTTCTTTGAGCTCGAAACCCCCACAATCACTCCAGAGGCAGTTTTCATAGCATCCGGTCACGTTGAGAAGTTCGTTGACCCATTGGTAGAATGTAAGAAGTGCGGCTCAAGATTTAGGGCCGATCACTTAGTGGAGGAAGCTTTGGGTGTGGATACCGAAGGAATGAGTGCAGAGCATTTAACAGAGCTCATTAGAGAGCACGGTATAAGGTGCCCCGAGTGTGAAGGAGAGCTCGGTGAGGTTTGGTACTTCAACCTAATGTTTGAGACATATATTGGTCCATATAAAGATAAAAAAGGCTATTTAAGGCCCGAGACTGCTCAAGGACTTTTCATAAACTTTAAGAGATTAAACCACTTCGCGAGGAACCAGCTTCCATTTGGTGTCTTCCAAATCGGGAAGGCCTATAGAAACGAAATTTCGCCAAGACAGGGTATGATAAGGCTTAGAGAGTTCACACAGGCAGAGGCGGAGATATTCTTTAATCCAAAGGAAACTGAGCATCCACACTTCGATGAAGTTAAGGATGAGGTTTTGAGATTATACCCAATAGAGCACCAGCTCAAAGACTTGGGAATGATTGAGATAACTCTTGAAGAAGCTGTTAAAAAAGGCCACATAATGAACACATTCTTCGCCTACTACATGGCTATGGTTAAACGCGTCCTGCTTGACATAGGCATTCCAGAGAAAGCAATACGCTTTAGACAGCAACTGCCAGAGGAGAGAGCTCACTATTCAAGCGACACATGGGATGTCGAGATTTACAGCGAGCGCTTCGGCTGGATTGAGTGTGTGGGTATTGCCTATAGAGGGGATTATGACCTGAGCAAGCATATAAAGAAAAGCGGCGAAGACTTGACTGTAATGATACATTACAAAGAGCCTAAGATCGTTAAGAAGCTCAAAGTCTCGCTCAATATGGGACGCGTTGGGCCGAAGCTCAAAGGAGATGCCAAGAAAATCGCCCAAAAGCTGAAGGAGATGAGTGAAGAAGAGCTTAGAAAGATAGTTACGAGCCTTGAAGAGACCGGTAAGGTTATTATAGACGGCTACGAGCTTGAGAAGAATGATTTCATAGTCAAAGAAGTAGAGGAGAAAGTTACAGGAGAAAAGATAGTTCCGCACGTCCTAGAGCCGAGCTTCGGTATAGATAGGCCCTTCTATTTGTTGCTTGAAAACTCCCTAACGATTGATGAAGATGGAAGAGCTTACCTCAAGCTCAAGAAGGACATGGCCCCCATAGAGGTTGCTGTTTTGCCATTGGTGGCCAAAGAACCGCTCAAGAGCATAGCTTATGATGTCTTTAGAACCCTGCAAAAGGCAGGCTTTATAGTGGTTTACGACGAGAAAGACACCGTTGGAAGGAGATATGCAAGGTACGACGAGATTGGAACGCCCTACTGCGTAACCATAGACAACCAAACTCCAGAGGATAAAACGGTCACAGTTAGGGATAGAGACACGAGGGAGCAGATAAGGGTTAAGATTGATGAGCTTCCAGAGAAACTTAGAGAGCTCATCTTCGGCTGA
- a CDS encoding Kae1-associated kinase Bud32 yields the protein MELIKQGAEAKIYLASFEELYFPLNDEKVIVKHRISKRYRIKEIDQKLRKERTVREARILYKAKEFGVNVPRIYEVDLKDMKIVMEFIEGERLKELLERVPMKERLELCKEVGRQLGKLHESGVVHGDLTTSNMIFKDGKVYLIDFGLADFDPTLEAQGVDLHLLKRAMESTHYKWFDKGFEAVLQGYAEVRGGEKMEKVKEKIAEIESRGRYVRERKWIK from the coding sequence ATGGAACTCATAAAGCAGGGAGCAGAGGCTAAGATTTACCTGGCGAGCTTTGAAGAGCTTTATTTTCCACTCAACGATGAAAAAGTCATTGTAAAGCACCGCATATCAAAGCGCTACCGCATTAAGGAAATTGACCAAAAGCTCAGAAAGGAGAGAACCGTTAGAGAAGCGAGAATTTTATACAAGGCAAAAGAATTTGGTGTAAATGTTCCCCGTATCTATGAGGTCGATCTTAAGGATATGAAAATCGTAATGGAGTTCATCGAGGGAGAACGCTTAAAGGAGCTCCTCGAGAGAGTGCCAATGAAAGAACGCTTGGAGCTGTGCAAAGAAGTTGGAAGACAGCTTGGAAAACTTCACGAAAGCGGAGTGGTTCACGGTGATTTGACGACGTCAAATATGATTTTCAAGGATGGAAAAGTTTACCTAATCGACTTTGGTCTTGCAGACTTTGACCCAACGTTAGAGGCCCAAGGCGTTGATTTGCACCTTTTAAAGCGTGCTATGGAGAGCACCCACTATAAATGGTTCGATAAGGGATTTGAAGCTGTCCTTCAGGGCTATGCAGAGGTTAGAGGCGGGGAGAAAATGGAGAAAGTAAAAGAGAAGATAGCGGAGATCGAGAGCAGAGGGAGATATGTGAGGGAGAGGAAGTGGATAAAGTAA
- a CDS encoding ABC transporter ATP-binding protein, which produces MYDIEIENLTKKYGDLKAVDNLTLKVEKGITFGFLGPNGAGKTTTILSMLGLIIPDSGSIKILGNDVFREPVKVKERIGYLPENATVYEELTAWKNLEFFANFYNVSKTEKEKRIEELLKMVGLWDVRYRKAKTFSKGMKQRLLLAQALINDPEVLILDEPTSGLDPEGAFLVKSIVKEERKKGKTVFFSSHILSEVEELSDKVGILVDGKLMALGPLDDIKKQFMELEGYEIKIEAKHPLPELDLEGIIRVERIGNNKAIIFAKNDIREQISDYLTQKGVTLISLEIEEPSLEDVFLKTIYKKE; this is translated from the coding sequence ATGTACGACATTGAAATTGAAAACTTGACTAAAAAATATGGTGATCTTAAAGCTGTCGATAATCTAACGCTGAAGGTCGAGAAAGGCATTACGTTTGGCTTTTTAGGGCCCAACGGCGCTGGAAAGACAACCACAATCTTAAGCATGCTCGGCTTAATAATTCCCGACAGTGGAAGCATCAAGATTTTGGGAAACGACGTCTTTAGAGAGCCCGTTAAGGTAAAAGAGAGAATAGGCTACCTCCCAGAGAACGCCACCGTTTACGAAGAGCTAACAGCTTGGAAAAACCTCGAATTCTTCGCAAACTTTTACAATGTGAGCAAAACTGAAAAGGAGAAAAGAATAGAAGAGCTCCTCAAAATGGTCGGCCTCTGGGATGTTCGCTACAGGAAAGCCAAGACATTCTCAAAGGGAATGAAGCAGCGTTTGCTTTTGGCTCAAGCACTCATCAATGACCCTGAGGTTTTGATTTTGGATGAGCCTACGAGTGGCCTCGACCCCGAGGGAGCATTCTTGGTTAAAAGCATAGTCAAAGAGGAGCGCAAAAAAGGAAAGACTGTCTTCTTCTCATCCCACATACTGAGTGAAGTTGAAGAACTAAGCGACAAAGTTGGAATCCTCGTGGATGGAAAGCTTATGGCACTGGGGCCTCTCGATGATATAAAAAAGCAGTTTATGGAGCTTGAAGGGTATGAGATAAAGATAGAGGCTAAACACCCCCTGCCGGAGCTTGATTTAGAAGGAATCATAAGAGTTGAGAGGATAGGGAATAACAAAGCGATAATATTTGCAAAAAATGATATTAGAGAGCAGATTTCGGATTATCTTACCCAGAAAGGTGTTACACTCATAAGCCTCGAGATAGAGGAGCCGAGCTTAGAAGATGTATTTCTCAAAACGATATATAAGAAGGAGTGA